A stretch of Desulfobacter hydrogenophilus DNA encodes these proteins:
- a CDS encoding integrase has product MDDLTIDDRFHLLLHKKIMNKTGSTKRRSKKYYKDQYKKTGIIPAPLLLVEKGIMEGRKCSGRPRAIDEQTKRRFIEMVKASCDPSSQGFIFITRKARTIKNYHHWLEQELGRTISLPALRRCVKRENLKFYLEKEDKQDQVPVMHAFKSVPVFALIQVDGCKFQYLRIRDEHGNWQKPQVIEIFDTASRKMFILDFYFTESSLNSVDLFTRFLLSTPLPLQKIGIRPDQAKGFLNLKRPINAINLKHSTPQGFYLAPDFSKAYSPKDKAHLESSHRSLHNFEIRIIKAFEDRIVKTVTEYDFKRGRKEKITVTLLDISLQELRSSTMLSEYRNEHNHTQHYFTEDGVVSAWVPAQKFDDFLSNQADTLNFTPDQVQEYMKYGYRKIKATVSKTRTIRHDKRDYYVTRGADKFSKHKSTPVKISKYKDKLFIFEQGEDGILLGEAIAKKPFDRPPAPEPSPVPPDELDTIIALLEKHNMAVDRPVLVDVFHKGLTLARAEQVLDHNQSRYADYTKKINQPDDRKNQALFNAFMLDCQKSLNTNHVAIYASHGDIT; this is encoded by the coding sequence ATGGATGACCTGACTATTGATGACCGCTTTCATTTACTGCTGCACAAAAAAATCATGAATAAAACCGGATCTACCAAGAGACGGTCCAAAAAATATTACAAGGACCAGTACAAGAAAACCGGAATTATCCCGGCGCCCCTTTTACTGGTTGAAAAAGGAATTATGGAAGGCCGTAAGTGCAGCGGACGGCCCAGAGCAATAGATGAGCAAACCAAAAGACGGTTTATTGAGATGGTCAAGGCGTCATGCGACCCCTCATCCCAGGGATTCATTTTTATCACCCGGAAAGCCAGAACCATTAAAAATTATCATCACTGGCTTGAACAAGAGCTGGGCAGAACCATCAGTCTTCCGGCACTTCGGCGATGTGTCAAAAGGGAAAATCTCAAATTTTACCTGGAAAAAGAGGATAAGCAGGATCAGGTCCCGGTAATGCATGCCTTCAAGTCGGTGCCGGTATTTGCTTTGATCCAGGTTGACGGCTGTAAATTTCAATATTTAAGGATCAGAGATGAACACGGTAACTGGCAAAAACCACAGGTAATTGAAATATTTGATACCGCTTCCAGGAAAATGTTTATTCTGGACTTTTATTTTACCGAAAGCAGCCTGAACTCTGTGGATCTTTTTACCCGTTTTTTGTTGAGTACCCCTTTGCCTTTGCAAAAAATTGGTATCAGACCTGACCAGGCAAAAGGATTTTTAAATCTAAAACGCCCCATCAATGCCATTAACCTGAAGCATTCTACACCGCAAGGCTTCTATTTGGCACCGGATTTTTCAAAGGCGTATTCACCCAAAGATAAGGCACATCTAGAATCTTCACACCGGAGCCTGCACAATTTTGAAATACGTATTATCAAAGCCTTTGAGGACAGGATTGTGAAAACCGTTACCGAATATGACTTCAAGCGGGGAAGAAAGGAAAAAATTACTGTAACCCTTCTTGATATAAGCCTTCAGGAACTAAGGAGCAGCACTATGCTCAGCGAATATCGTAACGAACATAATCATACACAACATTATTTTACCGAAGACGGGGTGGTCAGTGCCTGGGTGCCGGCACAGAAATTTGATGATTTTTTATCAAACCAGGCAGATACCCTGAATTTTACCCCGGACCAGGTTCAGGAATATATGAAATACGGCTACAGGAAAATCAAAGCCACCGTATCCAAAACCAGGACCATCCGCCATGACAAGCGCGATTATTATGTGACCCGTGGTGCAGATAAGTTCAGCAAACATAAAAGCACACCGGTGAAAATATCCAAATACAAGGACAAGCTTTTTATTTTTGAGCAGGGTGAAGACGGTATACTGTTGGGCGAAGCCATTGCAAAAAAGCCGTTTGACAGACCGCCGGCACCAGAACCTTCGCCTGTGCCGCCTGATGAACTTGACACCATTATCGCTCTTTTAGAAAAGCACAATATGGCCGTTGACCGGCCTGTTTTAGTCGACGTTTTTCATAAGGGCCTCACCCTGGCCCGGGCGGAACAAGTGCTTGATCATAATCAATCAAGGTACGCGGATTACACAAAAAAGATAAACCAGCCGGATGACCGTAAAAATCAGGCCCTGTTCAATGCATTTATGCTTGATTGCCAAAAATCGTTAAATACGAACCATGTAGCCATTTATGCATCCCATGGAGACATAACATGA
- a CDS encoding DNA methylase — MERLLELETLIGRNQECFYKIGQALKEIRENRLYKQALFESFEAYTRARWDMGKAHAYRLIRAYEVIYNLSPIGDKLPANESQIRPLTQMDSIEQRRIWRAIINSGMELTARNIKKFIEDQKTAPVSKPDLTDRITHEYMAVVKAMLEQVRVAQHDHWQKTSRQAALLWHRVIYEKIVSKGADNG, encoded by the coding sequence ATGGAACGGCTGCTTGAGCTTGAAACCCTGATTGGTCGAAATCAAGAATGTTTTTACAAAATCGGCCAAGCCTTGAAAGAAATTCGTGAGAATCGTTTGTACAAGCAGGCTCTGTTTGAGTCATTTGAGGCATATACCAGGGCACGGTGGGATATGGGCAAAGCCCATGCTTACCGGCTGATTCGAGCCTATGAAGTAATTTACAACCTGTCTCCAATTGGAGACAAACTGCCGGCCAACGAATCCCAGATCCGCCCCCTTACTCAAATGGATTCCATAGAACAACGCCGTATCTGGAGGGCGATTATAAACAGTGGCATGGAACTGACCGCACGAAATATCAAAAAATTTATTGAGGACCAGAAAACGGCTCCGGTAAGTAAACCGGATCTGACAGATCGAATTACCCATGAATACATGGCTGTTGTAAAGGCAATGCTTGAACAGGTCCGTGTGGCTCAGCATGATCATTGGCAGAAGACCTCCCGCCAGGCAGCATTGTTGTGGCATCGGGTCATATACGAAAAGATTGTATCAAAGGGGGCAGATAATGGATGA
- a CDS encoding CHC2 zinc finger domain-containing protein, producing the protein MKNRFSSRQLFELRNNIPVDVLIRDHLQILSKIRDGYFRFLCPLCNEFQTAVNPATNLARCFRCEKNFNTIDLVMKIKGYGFRDSVLFLKQINTVPQVQAAKLTALAAMVGRPMPGGQ; encoded by the coding sequence GTGAAAAACAGATTTTCATCCCGGCAATTATTTGAACTGAGAAACAATATCCCTGTAGATGTGTTGATCAGGGACCATTTACAGATTCTATCCAAGATTAGAGATGGTTATTTTCGTTTTCTATGCCCTTTGTGCAATGAATTTCAAACCGCTGTAAATCCAGCCACGAACCTGGCCAGGTGCTTCAGATGCGAAAAAAATTTTAATACCATTGACCTTGTCATGAAAATCAAGGGCTATGGATTTAGGGATAGTGTCTTGTTTTTGAAACAAATAAATACTGTACCCCAGGTTCAGGCCGCAAAATTGACGGCCCTTGCCGCTATGGTCGGCAGGCCTATGCCGGGAGGGCAGTGA
- the rfbB gene encoding dTDP-glucose 4,6-dehydratase, which produces MGAMLVTGGAGFIGTNFIYYWLKNHPEDKIIILDALTYAGNRHSLEDAEKQDNCTFVHGDILDQELVEKLLIDHQIQTIVHFAAESHVDRSILGPDAFINTNIVGTHTLLKAAKKMWIDGNVENHRFHHISTDEVYGTLTPDEPPFVETNAYLPNSPYAASKASSDHLIRAYHETYGLKTTISNCSNNYGPFQFPEKLIPLIIVNILDNKPLPIYGDGCQIRDWLYVDDHNFGVDLILHKGTPGETYNIGGNNEWKNIDIIRHVCDLLDQQFKGDAGLKKRFPDSPAAKGQSSQSLITFVKDRAGHDRRYAINPAKISAAIGFSPRETFPSGIEKTLTWFLSNEKWWRNIMDNTYRNWISSNYV; this is translated from the coding sequence ATGGGTGCCATGCTGGTTACCGGAGGGGCCGGATTTATCGGGACAAACTTTATTTATTACTGGCTGAAAAATCATCCTGAAGATAAAATTATTATTCTGGATGCGTTGACCTATGCCGGGAACCGGCACAGCCTCGAAGATGCGGAAAAGCAAGACAACTGCACCTTTGTTCATGGTGATATCCTGGACCAGGAATTAGTTGAAAAATTATTAATAGATCATCAAATCCAGACCATTGTTCACTTTGCTGCCGAATCCCATGTGGACAGGTCCATTTTGGGGCCGGACGCTTTTATCAATACGAATATTGTGGGAACCCATACCCTGCTTAAGGCGGCTAAAAAGATGTGGATTGACGGTAATGTCGAAAATCACCGTTTTCACCATATCTCCACGGATGAAGTGTATGGCACTTTGACGCCTGACGAACCGCCGTTCGTAGAAACCAACGCCTATCTGCCAAACTCCCCATATGCCGCAAGCAAGGCATCGTCTGATCACCTGATCCGGGCGTATCATGAAACCTATGGGCTTAAAACCACCATCAGCAACTGCTCAAATAATTATGGCCCGTTTCAGTTCCCGGAGAAATTGATTCCGTTGATTATTGTCAATATCCTGGATAATAAGCCGTTGCCCATTTACGGTGACGGATGCCAGATCCGCGATTGGCTCTATGTGGATGATCACAACTTTGGGGTGGATTTGATCCTTCACAAAGGAACGCCCGGAGAAACTTATAATATCGGCGGCAACAATGAGTGGAAAAATATTGATATTATCCGGCATGTCTGCGATTTATTGGATCAGCAGTTTAAGGGTGATGCCGGGTTAAAAAAACGCTTTCCCGATTCTCCCGCCGCAAAAGGACAGTCGTCACAAAGCCTGATTACCTTTGTTAAAGACAGGGCCGGGCACGATCGACGATATGCTATTAATCCGGCTAAAATTAGTGCTGCTATTGGTTTTTCTCCCCGGGAAACCTTTCCGAGCGGTATAGAGAAGACACTCACCTGGTTCCTGTCAAATGAAAAATGGTGGCGAAATATCATGGACAACACCTATCGCAACTGGATTTCGTCCAACTACGTTTAA
- the rfbD gene encoding dTDP-4-dehydrorhamnose reductase: MKILLFGSGGQLGWELQRTCPSHIQLESFGSLDVDFSNVKGLEDCIEKSDARWIINAAAYTAVDKAEKEEKQADQLNHLAVAQIAETARNTHKKVVHISTDFIFDGVSSIPFAPDSPANPLSVYGKTKLAGENAVKQILQQDCVVIRTAWLYSSHGNNFVKTMLKLMRDRDHISVVDDQIGTPTWAKGLALCVWRAIDQDLSGVHHWTDAGVASWYDFAVAIQEIGLELKLLDKQIPISPIPCVQYPTPAKRPAFSVLDKRSIWQNLEMTPVHWRAQLKKMLKELI, from the coding sequence ATGAAAATTTTATTATTCGGTTCCGGCGGGCAATTGGGATGGGAATTACAGCGGACCTGTCCTTCCCACATTCAGTTGGAATCCTTTGGTTCTCTGGATGTGGATTTCAGTAATGTTAAAGGCCTTGAAGACTGCATTGAAAAATCAGATGCCCGGTGGATTATCAATGCTGCCGCTTATACCGCTGTTGACAAGGCTGAAAAAGAAGAAAAACAGGCAGATCAGCTTAATCATCTGGCTGTAGCACAGATTGCCGAGACTGCCCGTAATACCCATAAGAAAGTGGTACATATTTCAACGGATTTTATCTTTGACGGGGTTTCGTCCATTCCCTTTGCGCCTGACAGTCCGGCAAATCCTCTATCCGTATACGGCAAAACCAAGCTTGCAGGCGAAAATGCAGTAAAACAAATTTTACAGCAGGATTGTGTGGTTATTCGCACCGCATGGCTTTATTCTTCCCATGGAAATAATTTTGTTAAAACTATGCTGAAATTAATGCGTGACCGGGATCATATCAGTGTGGTGGATGATCAGATCGGCACCCCGACCTGGGCCAAGGGCTTAGCGCTTTGTGTGTGGCGTGCCATTGATCAAGATCTATCCGGTGTCCATCATTGGACCGATGCCGGCGTTGCCTCATGGTATGATTTTGCCGTGGCCATACAGGAGATTGGTTTGGAATTAAAGCTGTTGGACAAACAGATCCCCATCTCTCCCATCCCTTGTGTCCAATACCCCACGCCGGCAAAGCGGCCTGCGTTTAGTGTGCTTGATAAGAGGTCAATATGGCAGAATTTAGAAATGACGCCGGTTCACTGGCGGGCTCAACTCAAAAAAATGTTGAAGGAGTTGATATAA